From Camarhynchus parvulus chromosome 10, STF_HiC, whole genome shotgun sequence, one genomic window encodes:
- the MRPS11 gene encoding 28S ribosomal protein S11, mitochondrial: MSAAMALAGLRVLGWGGRAAALCRGLRSGPPRLQDAAGAAAKETEKQSATEQSSLILQRNSMRWDGKIYEEVPIAHIKATYNNTHIQVVSFDNQPFSRTSCGTEGFQNAKKGTAIAAQTAAMAAAVKARGKGVLHVRVMVKGLGPGRKAAIKGLTMGGLEIISITDNTPVPHNGCRPRKARRV, encoded by the exons ATGAGCGCGGCCATGGCGCTGGCCGGGCTACgcgtgctgggctgggg gggccgcgccgccgccctGTGCCGCGGGCTCCGCTCCGGCCCCCCGAGGCTGCAGGACGCGGCGGGGGCGGCTGCCAAGGAGACGGAGAAGCAGAGCGCGACCGAGCAGAG CTCTTTAATCCTGCAGAGGAACTCCATGAGATGGGATGGCAAGATTTATGAAGAGGTACCGATAGCTCACATCAAAGCAACGTACAACAA cacacacaTCCAGGTGGTGAGCTTTGACAACCAGCCGTTCTCCCGCACGTCCTGCGGCACAGAGGGCTTCCAGAACGCCAAGAAGGGCACAGCCATTGCAGCACAGactgcagccatggcagcagcagtg AAAGCACGTGGGAAGGGTGTATTGCACGTGCGAGTCATGGTGAAAGGACTGGGACCAGGACGCAAA GCTGCCATCAAGGGGCTGACAATGGGAGGTTTGGAGATCATCTCCATCACCGACAACACCCCAGTCCCCCACAACGGCTGCCGCCCACGGAAAGCCAGGAGAGTGTGA
- the MRPL46 gene encoding 39S ribosomal protein L46, mitochondrial, with amino-acid sequence MAGHCGARAMAAPLRPRAADSARWVCSAAARRPWRLFGAMCLLRLPRITQPLEKEEEEVAALMEQIELERSLYSDHEMRKLEEEEQLKKKMEGSYDEDEAPGKTVIMAQDLEEKWEQKFLRFKAAPRITDADKSNDRTSLNRKLDSNLMLLVKQKIGNQELWLLPQVEWQPGETLRSTAERAMAMFLGDHIQAKVLGNAPYGIYKYKFPRAIRTENNVGAKVFFFKAFLQSSDLSQAKLKADYLWVTKKELGDYLQSEYLKKVNRFLLDL; translated from the exons ATGGCGGGGCATTGTGGGGCGCGGGCCATGGCGGCGCCGCTGCGGCCGCGGGCGGCGGACAGCGCTCGCTGGGTTTGTAGCGCTGCCGCGCGGCGCCCCTGGAGGCTTTTTGGGGCCATGTGCTTGTTGAGGCTTCCCCGAATCACGCAGCCgctggaaaaggaggaggaagaggtggCGGCGCTCATGGAGCAG AtagagctggagaggagcctCTATTCAGATCATGAAATGCGtaagctggaggaggaggagcagctcaaGAAGAAGATGGAAGGCTCGTATGACGAGGATGAAGCTCCTGGCAAGACGGTCATCATGGCTCAAGACCTAGAGGAGAAGTGGGAGCAGAAGTTTCTGCGGTTCAAAGCTGCTCCACGGATAACAG ATGCTGACAAAAGCAACGATCGAACGTCGTTGAACAGGAAGCTGGACAGCAACCTGATGCTTCTGGTGAAACAGAAAATTGGTAACCAGGAGCTGTGGCTCCTGCCTCAAGTGGAGTGGCAGCCTGGAGAGACACTACGGAGCACGGCTGAGCGAGCCATGGCTATGTTTTTGG GAGATCACATTCAAGCCAAAGTCCTGGGGAATGCACCATATGGGATTTACAAGTATAAATTCCCCAGGGCCATCAGAACTGAGAATAACGTGGGAGCCAAAGTCTTCTTCTTCAAAGCCTTCCTCCAAAGCAGTGATTTGTCCCAGGCAAAGCTGAAGGCAGATTACCTGTGGGTCACAAAGAAGGAGCTGGGAGATTACCTGCAGTCAGAATACCTGAAAAAAGTCAATAGATTCCTCCTGGACTTGTGA